The following proteins are encoded in a genomic region of Mycolicibacterium rutilum:
- the eltD gene encoding erythritol/L-threitol dehyrogenase, which produces MSDPIREKMQAVICHGPHDYRLEEVAVPVRRAGEALIKVEAVGICASDLKCYHGAAKFWGDENRPAWAETMVIPGHEFVGRVVELDDEAAERWGIAVGDRVVSEQIVPCWECRFCKRGQYHMCQPHDLYGFKRRTPGAMASYMVYPADALVHKVSPEVPAHHAAFAEPLSCSLHAVERAQITFEDTVVVAGCGPIGLGMIAGAKAKNPMRVIALDMAPEKLKLAEKCGADLTINIAEQDAEKIVKDLTDGYGADVYLEGTGHTSAVPQGLNLLRKLGRYVEYGVFGSDATVDWSIISDDKELDVLGAHLGPYCWPAAIKMIESGVLPMNEICTHQLPLTEFQQGLDLVASGKESVKVSLIPA; this is translated from the coding sequence ATGTCGGACCCGATCCGCGAGAAGATGCAAGCGGTGATCTGCCACGGCCCCCACGACTACCGACTCGAAGAGGTCGCGGTGCCGGTGCGCCGGGCGGGTGAGGCGCTGATCAAGGTCGAAGCCGTCGGTATCTGCGCCAGCGATCTGAAGTGCTACCACGGCGCCGCGAAGTTCTGGGGCGACGAGAACCGCCCGGCGTGGGCCGAGACGATGGTCATCCCCGGGCATGAATTCGTCGGCCGGGTCGTCGAACTCGACGACGAAGCCGCCGAGCGGTGGGGCATCGCCGTCGGCGACCGGGTGGTCTCCGAGCAGATCGTGCCGTGCTGGGAGTGCCGGTTCTGCAAGCGCGGCCAGTACCACATGTGCCAGCCGCACGACCTCTACGGGTTCAAGCGCCGGACCCCCGGCGCCATGGCGAGCTACATGGTGTATCCGGCAGACGCGCTGGTGCACAAGGTTTCTCCCGAGGTCCCGGCGCACCACGCCGCGTTCGCCGAGCCGCTGTCGTGCTCGTTGCACGCCGTGGAGCGCGCGCAGATCACCTTCGAGGACACCGTCGTGGTCGCCGGCTGCGGCCCGATCGGCCTCGGCATGATCGCCGGCGCCAAGGCCAAGAACCCGATGCGCGTCATCGCCTTGGACATGGCCCCCGAAAAGCTCAAGCTCGCCGAGAAGTGCGGGGCCGACCTGACGATCAACATCGCCGAACAGGACGCCGAGAAGATCGTCAAGGACCTCACCGACGGTTACGGCGCCGATGTGTACCTTGAAGGCACCGGCCACACGTCGGCGGTGCCGCAGGGCCTGAACCTGTTGCGCAAGCTCGGACGCTACGTCGAGTACGGCGTCTTCGGCAGCGACGCGACCGTCGACTGGAGCATCATCAGCGACGATAAGGAACTCGATGTGCTCGGCGCACATCTCGGACCGTACTGCTGGCCCGCGGCGATCAAGATGATCGAGTCCGGTGTGCTCCCGATGAACGAGATCTGCACTCATCAGTTGCCTCTCACCGAATTCCAGCAAGGCCTCGACCTGGTGGCCAGCGGAAAGGAATCGGTCAAGGTCTCCCTGATCCCTGCCTGA
- a CDS encoding extracellular solute-binding protein, whose protein sequence is MLAAMGLAGAAAVSLPVLSACGVGGRTNAPNGASEVTGGFDWKKASGSTINLLQTPHPYQQSYQPLLKEFTELTGINVNVDLVPEADYFTKLNTELAGGTGKHDAFMLGAYFIWQYGPPGWIEDLNPWLQNSSATNAEYDFEDIFEGLRTSTRWDFELGNPLGTGGQWAIPWGFENNVVAYNKAYFDQRGITRLPDNFDDFIQLAVDLTDRSENRYGIATRGSKSWATIHPGFMTQYVREGAVDYTFDGTDLVAEMDSDKAVEFTRKWIEMQHKAGPTSWTTYDYPNATGDLGDGTAMMVYDADSATYPKNKPGASAEAGNLGWYAGPAGPDGNYKTNLWTWTWAMNANSRNKLPAWLFIQWATGKESMNKAVEGGIYADPVRQSVFDTTFKRIAADQYGYLEAFETVIGSSKIQFTPQKKFFDTTKDWAVALQDIYGGDDAASRLRSLAKTNTSKVNL, encoded by the coding sequence ATGTTGGCGGCCATGGGGCTGGCCGGAGCGGCGGCAGTGAGCCTGCCGGTGCTGTCGGCCTGCGGCGTCGGGGGCCGCACCAACGCGCCCAACGGGGCGTCGGAGGTCACCGGTGGGTTCGACTGGAAGAAGGCTTCCGGGTCGACCATCAACCTGCTGCAGACCCCGCACCCGTACCAGCAGTCGTATCAACCGCTGCTCAAGGAGTTCACCGAACTGACCGGGATCAACGTCAACGTCGATCTCGTTCCGGAGGCGGACTACTTCACCAAGCTCAACACCGAGCTGGCCGGTGGCACGGGCAAGCACGACGCGTTCATGCTGGGCGCCTACTTCATCTGGCAGTACGGCCCGCCCGGGTGGATCGAGGACCTCAACCCGTGGCTGCAGAACAGCTCGGCCACCAACGCCGAGTACGACTTCGAGGACATCTTCGAGGGTCTGCGCACCTCGACCCGGTGGGACTTCGAGCTCGGCAACCCGCTGGGCACCGGTGGGCAGTGGGCGATCCCGTGGGGGTTCGAGAACAACGTCGTCGCCTACAACAAGGCGTACTTCGACCAGCGTGGCATCACGCGGCTGCCGGACAACTTCGACGACTTCATTCAGCTCGCGGTCGATCTCACCGACCGGTCCGAGAACCGCTACGGCATCGCCACGCGCGGCTCGAAGTCGTGGGCCACGATCCATCCGGGATTCATGACGCAGTACGTCCGCGAGGGTGCGGTCGACTACACCTTCGACGGCACCGATCTGGTGGCGGAGATGGACAGCGACAAGGCCGTCGAATTCACACGCAAGTGGATCGAGATGCAGCACAAGGCCGGTCCGACGTCGTGGACGACGTATGACTATCCGAACGCCACCGGCGACCTGGGCGACGGCACGGCGATGATGGTCTACGACGCCGACAGCGCCACCTATCCGAAGAACAAGCCCGGCGCCAGCGCCGAGGCGGGCAACCTCGGGTGGTACGCGGGCCCGGCCGGACCGGACGGCAACTACAAGACCAACCTGTGGACGTGGACGTGGGCGATGAACGCCAACTCCCGCAACAAGTTGCCTGCCTGGCTGTTCATCCAGTGGGCCACCGGCAAGGAGTCGATGAACAAGGCCGTCGAGGGCGGCATCTACGCCGATCCCGTGCGGCAGTCGGTGTTCGACACCACCTTCAAGCGGATCGCCGCCGACCAGTACGGCTACCTCGAGGCGTTCGAGACCGTCATCGGTTCATCGAAGATCCAGTTCACGCCGCAGAAGAAGTTCTTCGACACCACCAAGGACTGGGCGGTGGCGCTGCAGGACATCTACGGCGGTGACGACGCGGCCTCCCGGTTGCGCAGCCTGGCCAAGACGAACACCTCCAAGGTCAACCTGTAG
- a CDS encoding carbohydrate ABC transporter permease codes for MTLQTSQHPAPATEPVDRRAAGAVPEVPTWRRKLRPYLLSVPAVLIVVGILYPFAVGAYYAFLNYAAVNPDPHFVWFENFKSVLGDQIFWQSAKVTAIFAVLATVIETVIGVGLALLLNRSSLIGRMFEKVLILPLMIAPVIAGVIWKLMFNPQFGILNHVLGLGNTFDWLSSTNALWSVILVDLWIFTPFVAILVLAGIRSLPKEPFEASEVDGAGWFYMFRKLMLPMLWPYILVAVIFRFMDNLKVFDHIYVLTAGGPGVATRTLQIGAFEDSIINLDYSRGSTYMLLLWVIVFITARYLVSVLGKAQRRAAGAES; via the coding sequence ATGACACTGCAGACATCCCAGCACCCGGCTCCGGCAACGGAACCGGTCGACCGGCGGGCCGCGGGCGCGGTGCCGGAGGTCCCGACCTGGCGGCGCAAGCTGCGGCCCTACCTGTTGTCGGTGCCGGCGGTCCTGATCGTCGTCGGCATCCTGTACCCGTTCGCGGTGGGCGCCTACTACGCCTTCCTCAATTACGCTGCGGTGAACCCGGATCCACACTTCGTCTGGTTCGAGAACTTCAAATCTGTTCTCGGCGATCAGATCTTCTGGCAGAGCGCCAAGGTCACGGCGATCTTCGCGGTGCTGGCCACGGTCATCGAGACGGTCATCGGGGTCGGCCTGGCGCTGCTGCTGAATCGGTCGTCGTTGATCGGGCGGATGTTCGAGAAAGTGCTCATCCTGCCGCTGATGATCGCGCCGGTCATCGCGGGCGTGATCTGGAAGCTGATGTTCAACCCGCAGTTCGGCATCCTCAATCACGTTCTCGGGCTGGGCAACACGTTCGACTGGTTGTCGTCGACCAACGCGCTGTGGTCGGTGATCCTCGTCGACCTGTGGATCTTCACACCGTTCGTCGCGATCCTGGTCCTCGCCGGGATCCGGTCACTGCCCAAGGAGCCGTTCGAAGCGTCCGAGGTCGACGGCGCCGGCTGGTTCTACATGTTCCGCAAGCTGATGCTGCCGATGCTGTGGCCCTACATCCTGGTCGCGGTCATCTTCCGGTTCATGGACAACCTCAAGGTGTTCGACCACATCTACGTGCTGACGGCGGGCGGTCCCGGTGTGGCCACCCGCACCCTGCAGATCGGAGCCTTCGAGGACTCCATCATCAACCTCGACTACTCCCGCGGCAGCACCTACATGCTGCTGCTGTGGGTGATCGTGTTCATCACCGCGCGCTACCTGGTCAGCGTGCTGGGCAAGGCGCAGCGCCGTGCTGCCGGGGCGGAGTCGTGA
- a CDS encoding carbohydrate ABC transporter permease has protein sequence MFNKAELLPGQKRWSIGSVAADVGLVFWFVFSLFPIFWMLMLALKNAEEQTTTYFAFSPTWENFATVLSDKGTQMTSVDFKASLLTSLLNCGGAVLVSLVIGIPAAYAAGRWQYRGSNDLMFTMLSFRFAPELMVIVPLFVIYNQIGLFDTKVGMIWVLQLVTMPLVVWILRSYFQDLPDDLEQAALLDGYTRRRAFLMVALPIVRPGIAAAALLAFIFAWNNYVFPLILADTNAGTVTVAITKFLGGGGQAYYNLTAAAAIIAALPPLILALTIQRYLVRGLSFGAVKA, from the coding sequence ATGTTCAACAAAGCCGAATTGCTGCCGGGCCAGAAGCGCTGGTCGATCGGATCGGTGGCCGCCGACGTCGGGCTGGTGTTCTGGTTCGTGTTCTCGCTGTTCCCGATCTTCTGGATGCTGATGCTGGCACTGAAGAACGCCGAAGAGCAGACCACGACGTACTTCGCGTTCAGCCCGACGTGGGAGAACTTCGCCACGGTGCTCAGCGACAAGGGCACGCAGATGACGAGCGTCGACTTCAAGGCGTCGCTGCTGACCAGCCTGCTGAACTGCGGTGGCGCGGTGCTCGTGTCGCTGGTGATCGGCATCCCCGCGGCCTACGCCGCCGGGCGTTGGCAGTACCGGGGCAGCAACGACCTGATGTTCACCATGCTGTCGTTCCGGTTCGCGCCGGAGCTGATGGTGATCGTGCCGCTGTTCGTCATCTACAACCAGATCGGGCTGTTCGACACCAAGGTCGGGATGATCTGGGTTCTGCAGCTGGTGACCATGCCCCTGGTGGTGTGGATCCTGCGGTCCTACTTCCAGGACCTGCCCGACGACCTCGAGCAGGCCGCGCTGCTCGACGGCTACACCCGCCGGCGCGCATTTCTGATGGTGGCGTTGCCGATCGTGCGTCCGGGCATCGCGGCCGCCGCGCTGCTGGCGTTCATCTTCGCGTGGAACAACTACGTGTTCCCGCTCATCCTCGCCGACACCAACGCCGGCACGGTGACGGTCGCGATCACCAAATTCCTCGGCGGCGGTGGCCAGGCCTACTACAACCTGACCGCCGCGGCCGCCATCATCGCCGCGCTGCCACCGCTGATCCTGGCTCTGACCATTCAGCGGTACCTGGTGCGCGGCCTGTCGTTCGGGGCGGTGAAAGCCTGA
- a CDS encoding ABC transporter ATP-binding protein, giving the protein MATVSIADVHKSFGKAKAVDGISVDIADGEFFVILGPSGAGKTTTLKSVAGLVDIDSGAVHIGGNDVTRVEPYHRNVAMAFESYALYPQKTVAENLASPLKSGRTGRYTEAQRAERIDQVTSTLGINHLQQRLPRELSNGQRQRVALGRVLVRPADIYLLDEPLSHLDAKLRASMRAELKQLGAMSNTTTIYVTHDYQEALALGDRIAVMREGRLVQIGTPEEIWRQPADTFVAKALGQPEINLLDGVVDDGRIRLGDGTFDVAVPAGVSAQRGDRVRVGLRPCDLHVTSTADNLRGRVLLAERLGRNIELTVTIGGTQLIVLTSGRHGVGEGDEVSMTIADNDIHVFAAGDGDTPRLGASGRTSELEAAQ; this is encoded by the coding sequence ATGGCTACGGTTTCGATAGCCGACGTGCACAAGTCGTTCGGCAAAGCCAAAGCGGTTGACGGGATCTCGGTCGACATCGCCGACGGCGAGTTCTTCGTCATCCTGGGTCCCAGCGGTGCGGGCAAGACCACCACGCTGAAATCGGTTGCGGGTCTTGTCGACATCGACTCCGGGGCGGTCCACATCGGCGGGAACGACGTCACCCGGGTGGAGCCGTACCACCGCAATGTGGCGATGGCGTTCGAGAGTTACGCGCTGTACCCGCAGAAGACCGTGGCCGAGAACCTCGCGTCCCCGCTGAAGTCCGGGCGCACCGGGCGCTACACCGAAGCGCAGCGCGCCGAGCGCATCGACCAGGTCACGTCCACGCTGGGGATCAACCACCTCCAGCAGCGGCTTCCGCGCGAGCTGTCCAACGGCCAGCGCCAGCGCGTGGCACTGGGCCGCGTGCTGGTCCGGCCTGCCGACATCTACCTCCTCGACGAACCGCTGAGCCACCTCGACGCCAAGCTGCGCGCCTCGATGCGGGCCGAACTCAAACAGCTCGGCGCGATGAGCAACACCACCACGATCTACGTCACCCACGACTACCAGGAGGCGCTGGCACTGGGCGACCGGATCGCGGTGATGCGCGAGGGCCGCCTGGTGCAGATCGGCACCCCGGAGGAGATCTGGCGCCAACCGGCGGACACGTTCGTCGCCAAGGCGCTCGGTCAGCCCGAGATCAACCTGCTCGACGGTGTCGTCGACGACGGCCGAATCCGGCTCGGAGACGGGACGTTCGACGTCGCGGTGCCCGCCGGGGTGTCCGCGCAACGTGGCGACCGGGTGCGTGTCGGTCTGCGTCCGTGCGACCTGCACGTCACCTCCACGGCAGACAACCTCCGAGGCCGCGTGCTGCTCGCCGAACGTCTCGGCCGAAACATCGAACTCACCGTCACCATCGGCGGCACCCAGCTGATCGTGCTCACCTCGGGGCGCCACGGTGTCGGCGAGGGTGACGAGGTGTCGATGACGATCGCCGACAACGACATCCACGTGTTCGCCGCGGGTGACGGCGACACCCCGCGGCTGGGTGCGTCCGGCCGCACGTCCGAACTGGAGGCAGCACAGTGA
- a CDS encoding ABC transporter ATP-binding protein, whose product MSVTTTRSRAGRAADASTAQSLTLTDLVKVYHGREDVPAVNGINLAIEPGELVALLGPSGCGKTTTLRMIAGLETVTSGSIRIGDREVSGLPAAKRGVGVGFESYALYPPMSVRDNLLYGLKARKVKGAEQMVASISRRLEMDDMLGLRPAGLSSGQKQRVALARALVRNPPVLLLDEPLSHLDASARQRVRRELKVLQREFGYTTIVVTHDQVEALSLADRLAVMDAGVVQQFGTPDEVFDDPANLFVAQFVGEPQINVLRGVVRVRDGRARVEIGADAGALDTAVTGVADGTAVTVGIRPQDCALTTAGSGIAATVAYFEHLLEFGLATCTVAGIEEGVIVQTPAAERYEPEQRVTVTAPPERVYLFDAESGERLR is encoded by the coding sequence GTGAGTGTGACCACGACGCGGTCTCGCGCCGGGCGGGCCGCCGACGCGTCGACGGCCCAGAGCCTCACGCTGACCGACCTCGTCAAGGTGTACCACGGCCGCGAGGACGTGCCCGCGGTCAACGGCATCAACCTCGCGATCGAGCCCGGCGAACTGGTCGCGCTGCTCGGCCCCTCGGGTTGCGGTAAGACGACCACCCTGCGGATGATCGCCGGGCTCGAAACGGTCACCAGCGGCTCCATCCGGATCGGTGACCGGGAGGTGTCGGGCCTGCCCGCCGCCAAACGGGGTGTCGGCGTGGGCTTCGAGAGCTACGCGCTGTACCCGCCGATGTCGGTGCGCGACAACCTGCTCTACGGGTTGAAGGCCCGCAAGGTCAAAGGTGCCGAGCAGATGGTGGCCTCGATCAGTCGGCGGCTGGAGATGGACGACATGCTCGGGCTCCGCCCGGCCGGGCTGTCCAGCGGCCAGAAGCAGCGGGTCGCGCTGGCGCGGGCGCTGGTGCGCAACCCACCGGTGCTGCTGCTCGACGAGCCGCTGTCCCACCTCGACGCGTCGGCGCGTCAGCGGGTCCGGCGCGAATTGAAGGTCCTGCAGCGCGAATTCGGCTACACCACCATCGTCGTCACCCACGACCAGGTGGAGGCGCTGTCGCTGGCCGACCGGCTCGCGGTGATGGACGCCGGCGTGGTGCAGCAGTTCGGCACCCCCGACGAGGTGTTCGACGATCCGGCCAACCTGTTCGTCGCCCAGTTCGTCGGTGAGCCGCAGATCAACGTGCTGCGCGGGGTGGTGCGTGTGCGCGACGGCCGGGCACGGGTGGAGATCGGCGCCGATGCCGGCGCTCTGGACACCGCCGTCACCGGTGTCGCCGACGGCACTGCGGTCACGGTCGGTATCCGACCGCAGGACTGCGCGCTCACGACCGCAGGCAGCGGAATCGCCGCCACTGTCGCCTACTTCGAGCATCTCCTCGAATTCGGGTTGGCCACCTGCACGGTCGCCGGAATCGAGGAGGGCGTGATCGTGCAGACGCCGGCCGCCGAACGCTACGAGCCCGAGCAGCGGGTCACCGTCACGGCGCCGCCGGAGCGGGTGTACCTGTTCGACGCGGAGTCGGGGGAGCGGCTGCGATGA
- the derK gene encoding D-erythrulose 4-kinase, translating to MTMLCNDPAKFTDDMLVGFLDANARYVVGVPGGVVRAHKTRPGKVAVVIGGGSGHYPAFCGTVGPGFADGAVVGNIFTSPSAEEAASVARAAHSDAGVLLTTGNYAGDVMNFGLAVDQLRSEGIDAHYFAVTDDVASAPRGEEAKRRGIAGDFTVFKCASAAAEEGLDLAGVVRVAEAANAATRTLGVAFDGCTLPGADHPLFTVPKAQMGVGLGIHGEPGVAEEPMPTAAELAATLVDGVLGDRPDAAERRIAVILNGLGRTKYEELFVLWGAVSRLLRERGYTIVEPEVGELVTSLDMAGCSLTVMWLDDELERYWTAPADTPAYRKGASAIAAPAGEVRSAQDLQTTSEAADLAEQADDDGRSGGRVVVRALTAMAAMLAEAEEELGRIDAVAGDGDHGRGMVKGSAAAQQAAGGAAEAGAGQGSVLAAAGKAWAAKAGGTSGVLWGALLTAFGSRLGDTGTPDLATVAAGLRDGYNALIELGGAAPGDKTMLDALLPFVEEMERRAAAGDSWIEAWRAAADVAADAARATADMRPKVGRARPLAERSVGTPDAGATSLAMCVRTVADCFTSVKQGEN from the coding sequence ATGACCATGCTGTGCAATGACCCGGCCAAGTTCACCGACGACATGCTGGTCGGCTTCCTCGACGCCAATGCGCGCTACGTCGTGGGCGTGCCCGGCGGTGTGGTGCGGGCCCACAAGACCCGGCCCGGCAAGGTGGCCGTGGTGATCGGCGGAGGCTCCGGCCACTATCCGGCCTTCTGCGGAACCGTCGGCCCGGGATTCGCCGACGGAGCGGTCGTCGGCAACATCTTCACCTCGCCATCGGCGGAGGAAGCCGCCTCGGTGGCGCGCGCCGCGCACTCCGACGCGGGGGTCCTGCTCACCACCGGCAACTACGCAGGCGACGTGATGAACTTCGGGCTGGCCGTCGATCAGTTGCGCAGCGAGGGCATCGACGCGCACTACTTCGCGGTCACCGACGACGTCGCGAGCGCACCGCGCGGTGAGGAAGCGAAACGACGCGGAATCGCAGGCGATTTCACGGTGTTCAAGTGCGCGAGCGCAGCCGCTGAGGAGGGACTGGACCTCGCCGGTGTGGTCCGCGTCGCCGAGGCGGCCAACGCCGCGACCCGCACGCTCGGCGTCGCCTTCGACGGCTGCACGCTGCCCGGCGCGGACCACCCGCTGTTCACGGTGCCCAAGGCGCAGATGGGTGTCGGCCTCGGCATCCACGGCGAACCCGGCGTGGCCGAGGAACCGATGCCCACCGCGGCGGAACTGGCCGCCACCCTGGTCGACGGCGTCCTCGGGGACCGGCCGGATGCTGCCGAACGGCGGATAGCGGTGATCCTCAACGGTCTCGGCCGCACCAAGTACGAGGAACTGTTCGTGCTGTGGGGGGCGGTATCACGGCTGCTTCGCGAGCGGGGCTACACCATCGTCGAACCCGAGGTCGGCGAACTCGTCACCAGCCTCGACATGGCGGGATGCTCGCTGACGGTGATGTGGCTCGACGACGAGCTCGAAAGGTACTGGACGGCACCCGCGGACACCCCGGCCTACCGCAAGGGCGCGTCGGCCATCGCGGCCCCAGCCGGTGAAGTCCGCAGCGCGCAGGATCTCCAAACCACCTCGGAGGCAGCCGATCTCGCCGAGCAGGCCGACGACGACGGACGCAGCGGCGGTCGGGTCGTGGTCCGCGCGCTGACCGCGATGGCGGCGATGCTGGCTGAGGCCGAGGAGGAACTCGGGCGGATCGACGCGGTGGCGGGCGACGGTGATCACGGCCGGGGCATGGTGAAGGGATCGGCCGCGGCGCAACAGGCCGCCGGCGGCGCCGCCGAGGCAGGAGCGGGGCAGGGCTCGGTGCTGGCCGCGGCAGGCAAGGCGTGGGCGGCCAAGGCGGGCGGTACTTCCGGCGTGCTGTGGGGCGCGCTGCTCACCGCGTTCGGGTCCCGGCTCGGCGATACGGGCACACCGGACCTCGCGACCGTCGCCGCCGGACTGCGCGACGGCTACAACGCGCTGATCGAGCTCGGTGGGGCGGCGCCGGGGGACAAGACCATGCTCGACGCGCTGCTGCCGTTCGTCGAGGAGATGGAACGCCGCGCCGCCGCCGGTGATTCGTGGATCGAGGCGTGGCGTGCGGCAGCGGATGTGGCCGCCGACGCTGCGCGCGCAACGGCGGACATGCGACCGAAGGTCGGCCGCGCGCGCCCGCTCGCGGAGCGCAGCGTGGGAACCCCGGACGCGGGTGCCACCTCACTGGCAATGTGCGTGCGAACCGTCGCGGACTGCTTCACCTCCGTCAAGCAGGGAGAAAACTGA
- a CDS encoding ribose-5-phosphate isomerase, translating to MARLRVVVGSDDAGYEYKEALKGDLSADPRVEVVTDVGVGSDENTAYPHVAVAAARIVAEGKADRALLVCGTGLGVAISANKVPGVRAVTAHDSFSVERSVLSNNAQVLCFGQRVIGLELARRLAREWVGYEFDPQSPSAAKVEAIEKYEEPIAN from the coding sequence ATGGCTCGCCTGCGGGTCGTCGTCGGCTCCGACGACGCCGGCTACGAATACAAAGAGGCGCTCAAGGGTGATCTGAGCGCCGACCCGCGCGTCGAGGTCGTCACCGACGTCGGCGTCGGCTCCGACGAGAACACCGCCTATCCGCACGTGGCGGTAGCGGCCGCCCGAATCGTCGCCGAGGGCAAGGCGGACCGGGCGCTGCTGGTCTGCGGGACCGGGCTCGGCGTGGCGATCAGCGCCAACAAGGTGCCCGGTGTGCGCGCCGTGACCGCCCACGACAGCTTCTCGGTGGAACGGTCGGTGCTGTCCAACAACGCCCAGGTGCTGTGCTTCGGTCAGCGCGTCATCGGCCTGGAACTGGCGCGCCGGCTCGCCCGCGAATGGGTGGGTTACGAGTTCGATCCGCAGAGCCCGTCGGCAGCGAAGGTCGAGGCGATCGAGAAGTACGAAGAGCCGATCGCGAACTAG
- a CDS encoding sugar ABC transporter ATP-binding protein produces the protein MAAPLLECSGITKSFGGVPVLKGVDLRLEPGTVTALAGENGAGKSTLMKIISGQYSADSGTVAVGGRHLAAGNTRDAVKHGVAIVPQELASIEDLTVYENLFVGRELTRGPFLNRRAMIEEAKETLAVFDVAISPTARIGSLPVGLRQIVEIVKAARTGAKVLMLDEPTSAISEREVEGLYRIVRRLRDHGVAMVYTTHKMAEIRAIADRVVVLRDGGLILDKTIEDVSDDDIVTAMIGRELDALFPQRPQPGTEPVLEVSGLQVEGASGPVSFTVKAGEIVGLAGLVGAGRTELLEAIFGARRTTAGTVTVRGRAVARNQPAAAIVAGMAMVPEDRKLAGAVLSMSVLDNATLPRMGAFSLAGWLRGKARSAAVSEAMSSVRLRSRGLGQEVGTLSGGNQQKVVLARWLTENVNVLLLDEPTRGVDVGARSEIYRIITDLAANGMAVLMASSDMPEVVGLSHRAFVMRAGMLVGELDRDSLDHPAVQESVFRLATALDAAPPAPSPEPDQEAAS, from the coding sequence ATGGCTGCGCCGTTGCTCGAATGCTCGGGCATCACCAAGAGTTTCGGGGGTGTGCCCGTGCTCAAAGGAGTGGATCTGCGGCTCGAGCCGGGCACCGTGACGGCACTGGCCGGTGAAAACGGTGCCGGCAAGTCGACGCTGATGAAGATCATCTCCGGGCAGTACAGCGCCGACTCCGGCACCGTCGCCGTGGGCGGGCGGCACCTCGCCGCCGGGAACACCCGCGATGCGGTCAAACACGGTGTGGCGATCGTGCCGCAGGAGCTGGCCTCGATCGAGGACCTGACCGTCTACGAAAACCTGTTCGTCGGACGTGAACTCACCCGTGGACCGTTCCTCAACCGGCGCGCCATGATCGAGGAGGCCAAAGAGACGCTCGCGGTGTTCGATGTGGCGATCTCGCCGACCGCGAGGATCGGCAGCCTGCCCGTGGGCCTGCGCCAGATCGTCGAGATCGTGAAGGCTGCCCGCACCGGCGCCAAGGTGCTGATGCTCGACGAGCCCACGTCGGCGATCTCCGAGCGTGAGGTCGAAGGCCTCTACCGCATCGTGCGCCGGCTGCGTGACCACGGTGTGGCGATGGTCTACACGACGCACAAGATGGCCGAGATCCGCGCGATCGCCGACCGTGTGGTGGTGTTGCGTGACGGTGGGCTGATCCTGGACAAGACGATCGAGGACGTCTCCGACGACGACATCGTCACCGCGATGATCGGCCGTGAACTCGATGCGCTGTTCCCGCAGCGACCGCAACCCGGGACCGAACCCGTGCTCGAGGTGTCCGGTCTGCAGGTCGAGGGCGCCTCCGGGCCGGTGTCGTTCACGGTCAAGGCCGGTGAGATCGTCGGGCTCGCCGGGCTGGTCGGCGCGGGCCGCACCGAGTTGCTCGAAGCGATCTTCGGGGCGCGCCGCACGACGGCGGGCACCGTGACCGTGCGCGGCCGCGCAGTCGCACGCAACCAGCCCGCCGCGGCGATCGTCGCGGGAATGGCGATGGTGCCCGAGGACCGCAAGCTCGCCGGCGCGGTGCTGTCGATGAGCGTGCTCGACAACGCCACCCTGCCGCGGATGGGAGCGTTCTCACTGGCCGGCTGGCTGCGCGGAAAGGCCCGCAGCGCAGCGGTTTCGGAAGCGATGTCGTCGGTGCGCCTGCGCAGCCGCGGGCTCGGCCAGGAAGTCGGCACACTCTCGGGCGGCAACCAGCAGAAAGTGGTGCTGGCGCGCTGGCTGACCGAAAACGTCAACGTGCTGCTGCTCGACGAACCCACCCGCGGCGTCGACGTCGGCGCCCGCAGCGAGATCTACCGCATCATCACCGATCTCGCGGCCAACGGGATGGCGGTGCTGATGGCGTCCTCGGACATGCCCGAGGTCGTCGGGTTGTCGCACCGCGCCTTCGTCATGCGCGCCGGAATGCTGGTCGGCGAACTCGACCGCGACTCGCTCGACCACCCGGCCGTGCAGGAATCGGTCTTCCGGCTGGCCACCGCGCTGGACGCCGCACCGCCGGCCCCGTCACCCGAACCCGATCAGGAGGCCGCATCGTGA